The following proteins are co-located in the Tripterygium wilfordii isolate XIE 37 chromosome 2, ASM1340144v1, whole genome shotgun sequence genome:
- the LOC119980671 gene encoding cytokinin riboside 5'-monophosphate phosphoribohydrolase LOG5-like, with product MEGKLVKNSRFKSVCVFCGSSTGNRDCYRDAAIDLAKELVSRRLDLVYGGGSIGLMGLVSQAVHRAGGRVLGIIPRSLMSKEITGETVGEVRPVADMHQRKAEMARHSDCFIALPGGYGTLEELLEVITWAQLGIHDKPVGLLNVDGYYNYLLTFIDKAVDDGFIKPSQRNIFVSATNAKELVQKLEEYVPVHDGAIAKAMWEVEQQQPPTPPLQQVGFNATTLQTKIAL from the exons ATGGAAGGCAAACTTGTGAAGAACTCTAGATTCAAGAGTGTGTGTGTTTTCTGTGGTAGCAGTACTGGGAACAGGGACTGCTACAGAGATGCTGCCATTGATTTAGCTAAAGAGCTG GTGTCTCGGAGGCTTGATCTTGTGTATGGTGGAGGGAGCATTGGATTGATGGGGTTGGTTTCTCAAGCTGTTCACAGAGCTGGTGGACGCGTTCTTGG GATCATACCCAGATCTTTGATGTCTAAGGAG ATAACTGGTGAAACCGTTGGAGAGGTAAGGCCAGTGGCAGACATGCATCAAAGGAAAGCTGAGATGGCCCGCCACTCTGATTGCTTCATTGCCCTACCAG GTGGGTATGGAACTTTGGAGGAGCTATTGGAAGTGATCACTTGGGCTCAACTGGGTATCCATGATAAGCCT GTGGGTTTGCTTAATGTTGATGGTTACTACAACTATCTCCTCACTTTCATTGACAAAGCTGTGGATGATGGCTTCATCAAGCCTTCCCAGCGTAACATCTTTGTCTCAGCAACAAACGCCAAAGAACTTGTTCAGAAACTAGAG GAGTATGTTCCTGTACATGATGGAGCCATAGCAAAGGCTATGTGGGAAGTTGAGCAGCAGCAACCACCAACACCACCATTGCAACAGGTGGGGTTCAATGCTACCACTTTACAGACTAAAATAGCTCTATAA